The DNA region CTGAGCCTTGAGCCCCGAGCCTCTCCTACCCCTGCGTCATCGCGTCGTTGATGCGCTGCGCAAGGGCGAGGGCCCGGCGGCCCTGCGCGCCATCGACCCGCGGTGCCCGTCCCTCGCGCACGGCGCCGACGAAGTCCTCGAGTTCGCGCCGCAGCGGCTCGGCCTCGGGCACGGGCACCGGCCCGCCTTCGATGGCCGGGCGTGCGCCCTCCACCTTGCGGAGCCGCCACACCTCGAGCTCGCGGCTCGCATAATCCACCGACACGTACGCCGCGGGCTCGATGAACCGCACCTTGCGCACCCGGTCGCGGCTGATGCGGCTGGCCGTGAGGTTGGCGATGCACCCGCCGGCGAACTTCAGCCGCGCGTTGGCGATGTCGACGCGCCCGGTCAGCACCGGCACTCCGACGGCCTCGACCCCGACGACCTCCTCGTCGATCACCGACAGCAGCACGTCGAGGTCGTGGATCATCAGGTCGAACACGACGTCGATGTCGAGGCTGCGATCCGGGAACGTGCCCAGGCGATGCACCTCGATGAAGCGTGGCCGCGTGAGGAACGGCCGCGCGGCGTCCACCGCCGGGTTGAAGCGCTCCGTGTGCCCCACTGCCAGCACGAGCCCCTTCGCGGCCGCACGCGCGATGAGGTCGTCGGCCTGCGCCAGCGTCGTGGTCATCGGCTTCTCCACGAGCACGTGGATGCCGGCATCGAGCAACATCGCCGCCAGCGCGTGGTGCGCCTCGGTGGGCGAGGCGATGGTCACCGCGTCGACCTGGCCGACCAGCGCCGTTGCGTCGGTCAGCGACGTCGCAGCGCCGTGCTGGGCGGCGATCTCGGCGGCCCGCGTCGCGTCGACGTCGACCACGGCGTGCAGGCGCGCGCCCGGCGTGTCGCCGAGGATGCGCGCGTGATGGCGCCCGAGCGCCCCGACCCCGATCACCGCGACCCGCACCTCGTCAGCCACGCGCCTGTTCTCCCAGGGGACGCCCCACCACGGTCACGCCCGCCGCGCCGGCGGCGTCGGCCACCGCGGCGCCGTCGAGCACGAGCGTGCGTCCGGCGTCGATCGACAGGAGGCGGATGCCCGCCTCCCGCAACACCGCGATCGTCGGCAGCCCCACGACCGGCACGTCGAAGCGCATGTCCTGCTGCGGCTTCGCTACCTTGATGACGCAGGCGCCGGGCCCGGCGATTCGCCCCGCCCGGCGGATCGTCTCGTCGGTGCCTTCCATCGCCTCCACCGCCACCACCGCCTGGTCCTTCACGACGATGGTCTGGCCGATGTCGAGACCGGCAATCGCGTCGGCCATGCGATAGCCGAACGCCAGATCGGCCCGCGCCGCCTCGTCGGGCGGCGGCCCCGCGAGATGGCCGTCCCCGGCCAGCAGCGGCTGCAGGAACGCCGTCGAGTCGAGCAGTTCGATGCCCTTGCCCTTCATCACGTCGGCGATGGCCGAAATCAGCGCGTCGGTCGACTTGGCGCGCAGCCGCATCAGCACCTGCATCAGCGTCCAGTCGGGCGTGATGTTGGCAAACAGCTTCGCGTGCTTGACCTGCCCGGCCATCACGGCCTGGGCGCAGCCGGCCTCCTGCAGGATCTGGATGCAGCGGCCGAGTTGCCCGAGCGAGACCTTGTGGAGCGCGGCGCCGAGGGCAGCGGCTCGCTCGTCGAGGTCGGGCCCGGTCTCTTCCCTGATGGCGACGACGGTCACCGCGTGCCCGAGGGAATGGGCCGCGTCGAGCACGAGCAGCGGGAACCGGCCGTTGCCGGCGATGAGGCCGATGGAAGCCATAACGATTCGGGCCGCCGGTGGCCGGCTGCCCGCAGGCCTACTCGTCTGCCGACACCTCGTCGGGCCGCCGCGTCGCGCGGCGGAGGATCACACCGCGGCGCGCCCCGCGGATGAAGTCCACCAGGTACTGCACCTCGTCGCACTGCAGGTCGGGGTCGCCCTCGATCTGCGCCAGCGCGCGCGTCGTGTTCAGGCGCGACACGAGCAACAGCCGGTACGCGTGCCGCAGCCGGCTCACCGTGTCGGCGGTGAAGCCGCGGCGCATCAGGCCGATGGTGTTCAGGCCGTAGTTGCGTGCCCGGTTGCCCACCGTCTTGGCAAACGGCAGCGCGTCCTTGGTGACCACCGAGTAGCCGCCGATGAAGGCATGGCGCCCGATCCGGCAGAACTGGTGCACGCCCGAGAACGCGCTGATCGTCGCGTAGTCCTCCACGGTCACGTGGCCGCCGAGCGTGGCGCCGTTGCCGAAGATGGTGTGGTTGCCGACCTTGCAGTCGTGCGCCACGTGCGAGTACGCCATGAACAGGTTGTGGTCGCCGATGCGGGTCACCCCGCCGCCGCCCTCGGTGCCGCGGTGGATCGTCACGAACTCGCGGAAGACGTTGAAGCGGCCGATCTCGAGGCGCGTCGGCTCGCCGCGGAACTTGGTGTCCTGCGGGATCAGGCCGATCGAGGCGTAGGGGAAGATCTCGGTGCCCTCGCCGATCACCGTGTGCCCGTCGATCACGGCGCCCGCGCCGATCTTGCAGCGCGGGCCGATCGTCACGTGCGGCCCGATCACCGCGTTGGGCGCGACGGTCGTGCCCGGGCCGATCTGCGCGCCCTGCTCGACCACCGCCGTCGGGTGCACGAGCGCCGGCTCGGGCTCGATCGCCATCACGAGGGTGCCCTCGGCGACGATCTGGTCGTGCACGTAGGCCACGCCCCGCACCCGCGCCATGGTGGCGCGGCGACGTTCCACCGAGAGCTCGAGGCGCACGCGGTCGCCCGGCGCCACCGGCTTGCGGAACTTGGCACCGTCGACGCCGCGCAGCGAGGCGCGGTGCGGCAGGATGGTCCCGTCGGCTTCCTGCAGCAGCAGGACGCTGGCCGCCTGCGCCATCGACTCGATCATCAGCACGCCGGGCATGAGGGGCGCCCCCGGGAAGTGCCCCGGGAAGAAGTCCTCGTTGACCGTGACGTTCTTGATGGCCACCAGCCGCTCACCCGTGGTGAGGTCGGTGACCGCGTCGACCATCTGCTTCGGGAAGCGCGAGGAGAGCCGATCGACTACTGGCGGGAGATGGATGGACACGGGGCGCTCGTCGGCCGGGAGGAGAACTGGCGGGCCCGGCGCGTGTGCGCACGGGCCCGCGACGGCTTCGGGCGACCTTACTTGGCCGCCGGCGTGGCGGCGTCGAGCGCCGCGACCACGTCGGCCGTGACGTTCAGGCCGGCGTCGACCCACACCACCCCGGCATCGGCGATGCTCAGGATGAAGTGCAGGTTCTTGGCCTTGGCCACCTGCTCGATGACCGGCAGGAGCTTCTGCTGGAACTGCACCTGCAGATCCTGCGTGAACTCCTGGATTTCCTTCTGCGCGTCCTGGCTCATGCGCTGGAGCTCGGTCTGGAGGCGCTCGACTTCCTTGGCCTGCCCGGCCCGCGCCGACTCGCTCAGCACCGCGCCACCCTGCTCGAGCTTCTGCTGGGCCGACTGCAGCTGCTTCTGCTTGGCCTCGAGCTCGGCCTGCTTCTTGGCCTGCAGGTCCTTGATCTTCACGCCGGCCGCCTGGCCTTCCTTGCTGGTCGTGGCGATCGTGTTGAGGTCGACGTAGGCCACCTTGGCGTCCGCCGGGAACGGCCGTGGCGCCGGGCGGGCAGCAGGCGCAGGCGCCGCGGGCTGGGCGGCGGCACCCTGGGGGGCGGTTTGGGCACCGGCGGCAGCGGCCACCAGCAAGAGGCACGTCACGGACATGGCAAGCACGGACTTCATCGACGGCAATCCTTTCAATCCTGCACAGGACGGGCCCCACCCGGGACCGCATCCGCACCATTGAACCACACCCGTGGTTCAGCTCAGAACGTCGACCCCACGGCGAACCGGAACTGGAAGCTCTTGGTCGGGGTGTAGTCGTTCCTGAGCACCCCTTCCCGCTGGGGGTTGGCAGCGAAGATGAGACGGAACGGGACGTTCAGGACCGGCATGAAGAACCGGATCTCGGCCCCCGTCGAGGTCTTGAACTCGTCCCACGTGTAGTTCTGCCGGAAGGTCCGGACCTGCCCGGCGTCGTAGAACAGCACCAGGCGCACCGGCCCGGCGATGCTGATCAGGTACTCGAAGTTGAACAACAGGCTCTTGTTGCCGCCCAGCACGACCCCGGTCTGCGGGTCGCGGGGGCCGATGCTGCGAACGTCGAAGCCGCGCACGCTGTACTCGCCGCCCAGCACGAGGCGCTCGAACAGGGGCAGCGGCAGCGAATCGCCCCACGCCCGGATGTACTCGGTCTCGAAACGGAACCCGAACGACGACCGGCGCGTGTGCTGCAGGAACTGCACGTACTCGAACTTCGGCTTGAAGAAGCGCGTGTTGCCGCCCAGGCCGGCCAGATCGATCGAGGCCGTCACGCGACGTCCCGTGTTGGGGAAGATCGGGTTGTCGACCGTGTTGTGCACCAGGCTCGGGACGACCTTGCTGATGGTGCGCGCCTCGGCCGGCGTGCAGAACTGTCCGCCGTCCGGGTCCTCCGGGGTCGGCGGGGTCGGCGTGCACGACAGCAACAGCGCGTCCTGCAGGAACGGGTTGCGGCCGATCACGTCCGGGTCCGTGTACAGCGGGTTGAGCTCGGTGATCATCACCCGCTCGAAGCTGTACTGGAGGAAGCCGCGCGTGAAGTTGCGCGTCAGCGGGAAGCCCCACACGGTGTTGACGCCCGTGGTCTGCTGCGTGAACGCGCCGATGTACTGGATCTGCCGCCGCGAGACGTCCACGCCCGCGGTGATCGGCCGGTCGAACAGGTACGGCTCGGTGAACGCCACCTGGTAGAACTGGGTGCGCGAGCCGGCCGCCAGCGACAGCGACAGCGTCTCTCCCTTGCCCATGAAGTTGGACGTCGAGAACGCCAGCTGCCCGAAGAAGCCCTCGAACTGCGACACGCCGGCGCCGAAGGTGAGCTGGTTGCGGTTCTGCTCCTGCAGCGCCAGGGTCACGTCGACCTTGTTCTTCTCGCCGGGCGTCTTCTTGACGTCGATGCCCTCCTGCCCCTCCTCCAGCTGCTTGAAGTAGCCGAGCTGGTTGAGGCGTCGGACGCTGTTCTTCAGCGACTCGGTGTTGAAGACGCCGCCCTCGAGCAGGTTGAGCTCGCGCCGGATCACGTTGTCGCGGGTCGTGGTGTTGCCCTTGAACGTGATGCGGTTGATGAAGTACTGCTCCCCCTCCTGCATCCGCATCGTCACGTCGACGATCGGCGGGCCGTTGGGTTCGGCGCCATCGGGCAGGAACTTCTCGGGGTCGGCCGGATCGACCATGTCGAGCGGCCTGAGGTCGGGGAACCCGGTGAACTCGAAGTAGCCGCCGACCCCGTACAGCTCGCGCGCCTTCTCGAGGCCCTTGCGGATCTTCTTCTCCGAATAGAAGTCGCCGGTCTGCAGCTTGAAGATCGGCTGCAGCGCCTCGGGCTTGACGACCTTGTTGCCGTCGAAGGTGAACTTGCCCACCCGATAGCGGCGCCCTTCGGTCACCGGGATGCGCAGCTGCACCTGCCGCGACTTGCCGTCCTTGGAGGTCTCGAGCGTCCGGATTTCGGGCTGCCCGACGCGCGCCGCGATGTAGCCCTCCTCGCGGTACAACGCGCGGACCGCCTCGGCGTCCTCCTCGAACTTGGCCTGCTGGTAGACGCCCTTGCTGCGGAAGCGGTTGATGAGCGTCCGCTCCTTGTTCTCCTTCATGCGGCGCTTCAGCGCGCCGTCGCCCATCGCCTCGTTGCCGATGAACTCGATGTCCTTGATGAGGACCCGCGGGCCGTCCTTGATGGTGAACGTCAGGTTGACCAGCTTGGGCCCGCCGGCAATCGGCGTGATGGTGTGCGTGACCTCGCCGTCGAGGTAGCCCTTCTCCGAGAGCATCTCGCGGACCACGCTCTCGACGCGGCGGATCTGCGCCGGGTCGATGAACGAGTCCAGACGGATCACGTTGTTGATCTCGCGCAGCTTCTCGTCGACCTTGGTGGCCTCGATCTTCTCGCTGCCGACGTACTCGACGATCTTGACGCGCTGCCGTTCCTCGAGCCTGAACCGCACGTACTTGCCGATGACGCCGTTCGGGTAGGGCGTGTCGATCACCTCCACCGCGAGGTCATCGAGGAAGTTGGTCGCCCACAGCCGCTTGAAGTCCTCGGTGAGGTCCTTCTCCACCTCGGGCGTCCACGGCACCCACACGTTCTGCGACGGCCGGCTGCCGCGGGTCTTGATGTAGTAGAGGTACGTCTCGAACTCGATCGAGGAGACGTTGCCCTGCGTCGGGAAGCACAACTCGACCGTCCGGAGCACCGGTCCGCTGCCGGCCGCCGGCTGTGCCGTCGGGCTGGTCGGCGGAATCACCGCGCAGGCGCCCTCGACGTCGAGCACGCTCTTGGCGGGCAGGTCGACGGCCCCGCCAGCCGTCACCGTGGTGTCGGAGGACACCGGCGGCGGCGCGGGTCGGGTGCGGGACGCATCACCCTGGGGAGCGGCCGGGTCCGCGGGGGCGGGCGGCGGGGTCGTCGGCAGCGGCGTCTGCGGCGCGGACGGAGGTGTCTGCGGCGGGGCCGGTGCCTGCGCGCCGAGGGCGACCGGAGTTGCCCACAGGGCCAGGCAGAGCACCCCAGCAGGGGCAGCGAGTCTCATGCGTGTTCGCGATTCCTAGGGCGTCGTGTCGGCGGCCCGAGCATTGCCGAGACGAGCCGGGTGTGCCACGGCTGGACCTCGCGTGGCAGACCAAGCCGTCAGTGTACCGGAGATGAGACGTCGTGCGCCACCCGTCGGTCGGGCTGCCGTGACGGAAAAGTGATGGCGCAGGGCTCAAGGCTCTGGGCTCGGAGATCAGGCTCAGGGCTCAGGTCACGGCTCGGGGATCTGCTGACGGGAGGAACGCCAGGGACCCCAGGTCATCGGCCCGACTTGCCGGACGCGACAAGGGCCGGCCCACCCGAGGGGAGACCGGCCCTTGCCGTGTTCCTGTGACGTCGAGCCCAACCGCGCGCTCTCGGCCTTGAGCCTTGAGCCCTGAGCCTACTTCTACACCGTCGCCAGTTGCAGGCCCGGAGCTTCGGTGCCCACCGGCCGGTAGTGCGGCTGGCCCTCCGACATGTAGACCTCGAAGGACCCACCCGTCTTGAGGCGCCCGCGGATGAGCTCCTCGGACAGCGGGTCCTCGATGTACTTCTGCAGCGCGCGGCGCAACGGACGGGCGCCGTACGACCGGTCGTTGCAGGTCACGCCGATGATCCAGTCCACCACGTCGTCGCCGAGCACCAGCGTGAGCTGGCGGTCGACGAGGTTCCGGTTCAACTGGCCGACGAGCAGCCGCGTGATGTTGCGCAGGTCGTCGTCGGTCAGCGCCTCGAACACGATGATCTCGTCGAGGCGGTTGATGAACTCCGGGTTGAACGTCCGCTTGACCTCGCCGAGCACCTGCTCGGTGATCGTCTTGGTCTCGGCCGACTCGCCCGGCTGGAAGCCCAGCGACGCCTTCTTCTGGATGAAGCGGGCGCCGATGTTGGACGTCATGATGATGATCGCGTTCTTGAAGTTGACGCGATTTCCCAGGCCGTCGGTCAGGTGGCCGTCCTCGAACACCTGCAGCAGGATGTTGAACAGATCCGGGTGCGCCTTCTCGATCTCGTCGAGCAGCACCACCGAGTAGGGGTTCCGCTTCACCTTCTCGGTGAGCTGACCGCCCTCCTCGTGGCCGACGTACCCGGGCGGCGAGCCAATCAGCTTGCTCACCGAGTGCTTCTCCATGTACTCGGACATGTCGAAGCGGATCAGGGCGTGGTCGCTCCCGAACAGCAGGTTGGCCAGCGCCCGCGCCAGTTCGGTCTTGCCGACGCCGGTCGGGCCGAGGAACAGGAAGCTGCCCACCGGGCGGGCCGGGCTCTTCAGGCCGGCGCGCGAACGCCGGATGGCGCGCGACACGGCGCTGATGGCGCGGTCCTGGCTGATGACACGCGCGTGCAGCTCTTCCTCCATCCGGAGCAGCTTGTCGCCCTCGTCCTCGTTGATCGAGGTGAGCGGCACGCCGGTCCACTTGGAGACGACCTCGTCGATCTCCGGCCGACCGACCGTGACGCGACGGTGGCTCGAGGCGACGTCGAACTTCTCGCGCACGAACTGCAGGTTCTCGCGCGCCATCACTTCCTGCTCGCGGAAGAACTGCGCCCGCTCGAAGTCCTTCTGCGAGACGGCGCTCTCCATCTGCTCGACGGCGACGCGGATGTTCCGGTTGATCTGCCCGAACTCCTCGCTGTACCCGGCTTCGCGCAGCTTGGCGCGCGCCCCGGCCTCGTCGAGCAGGTCGATGGCCTTGTCGGGCAGGAAGCGGTCGGTGATGTACCGGCTCGACTGGTACACGGCGGCCTCGAGGGCCTCGCGCGAGTAGTCGACGTGGTGGAAGGTCTCGTAGCGCTCCTTGATCCCCATGAGGATCTGGATGGCCTCGCCCTCGCTGGGCGGATCGACCTTCACGGCCTGGAAGCGCCGCTCCAGCGACCGATCCTTCTCGATGTACTTCCGGTACTCGGCGGGCGTCGTCGCGCCGATGCAGCGGATCTCGCCGCGCGACAGCGCCGGCTTGAGGATGTTGGCCGCATCGAGCGAGCCTTCGGCCGACCCGGCGCCCACCAGCGTGTGCAGTTCGTCGATGAACACGATGATGTTCGGGTTCTCGACCAGCTCCTTCATGATCGCCTTGAGGCGTTCCTCGAACTGCCCGCGGTACTTCGTGCCGGCGACGATCAGCGAGATGTCGAGCGCGAGGATCCGCTTGTCGGCCAGGAAGTGCGGCACGTCACCGACCGCAATCTTCTGCGCCAGGCCCTCGACGATCGCCGTCTTGCCGACGCCGGGCTCGCCGATCAGCACAGCGTTGTTCTTGGTGCGACGGCAGAGCACCTGCTGGACGCGCTCGATCTCGGTCTCGCGCCCGACCAGCGGATCGAGGGCGCTCTTCAGGGCGGCCTCGCTGAGGTCGCGGCTGAACTCGGCCAGCAGCGGCGTCTCCTTGACGCGCGTCATCGTCGTCTTCTCGTTCAGCAGCGCGACGATGTCCTCGCGCACCGTGGCCAGCCGCATGCCCTTCTCCATCAGGATGGTGGCTGCGACCGACTGCTCCTCGCGCAGGATGCCGAGGAGCAGGTGCTCGGTGCCGATGTAGTTGTGCGACAGCTGGTCGGCCTCTTCGGCCGCGTACTGCAGCACGCGCTTGGTCTCGGCGCTGAAGGGAATCTCGACCGAGGTCGAGACCTTCTCGCGGAAGACGGTGCGGCCCTCGACCTCCTTGCGGATGGCCTCGAGCGACAGGTGAGACCGCGCGAAGATGCGGCTGGTGAGTCCCTTGCCCTCGCGGATGAGGCCCAGCAGGAGGTGCTCGGTCTCGATCGAGACGCTACCCAGCTGGCTCGCCTCGTACCGGGCGAAGAAGAGGACGCGCCGCGCTCGTTCTGTATACCGCTCGAACATGTGGTCCCTTGGAAGAGCTCACGCGGCCTGCGCGTGGGGTGCCGTGTGTCCGCATTATACGGGAGGGCCGCGCGGCCGCCCCGCGCAAACGCCCGTGTCGGTGCACCGTCCATGGCTCCGACCCCGCGACACACACGACCGCGGGCCCTGTCGTTAGGACGCCATCCGCCCTCGGACGGATGGGACGGGCGGTCAACCCCGCCCCGGCCCTCAGGCCGGGCGCAACCGACCGCCCTCCAGCCGGAGCACCCGGTCACAGGCGTCGGCCAGCCGTCCGTTGTGGGTGGCGATGACCGACGTCAGGCGGTGCTCGGCGTGCATTTCCCTCAGCAACGCATGCAAGGAGTCGGCCGTGTGCTCGTCGAGGTTGCCGGTCGGCTCGTCGGCCAGCAGCAGCGCCGGACGCATCACGAGCGCCCGGGCGATGGCGACCCGCTGCTGCTCGCCGCCCGAGAGCGTGCCCGGGCGGTGCGACAGGCGGTGTCCGAGGCCGACCCGCTCGAGCAGCGAGGTGGCGCGGGGGCGCCCGTCGGCCAGCGGCACCCGCCCGATCCGGAGCGGCATCTCCACGTTCTCGAGGGCCGAGAACTCGGGGAGCAGGTGGTGGAATTGGAAGACGAATCCAACGTGTTGGTTCCGGAACGCGACGCGGCCGGCGTCCGACAGGGCGTGCAGGGCCACGCCGTCGACCTCGACGACCCCGGCATCGAGCCCGTCGAGCCCGCCTAGCACGTGCAGCAGGGTGCTCTTCCCCACCCCGGAGGCGCCGACGATGGCCACCATCTCCCCCGCCTCGACCTGCAGGTCGACGTCGCGCAGGACCTCCACCGGTCCGTTGGGCGTCGGGTACGACTTGGCGAGGGAGGAGACGGACAGGAAAGGCATGGGGCTCAAGGCTCAGGACTCAAGGCTCAGAAAGCTTACAGGCAGAACGCTCCGTGAGCCCCAGGCAGGAGCCGTGCCCAGCCCGCCATGGCCGCCGGCGAATCTACCCGTCACCGTGCTCTTTGTGCCGTGAGCCGTGAGCCGTCAGTGTGCTCTCCGAGCCCTGAGCCTTGAGCCCTGAGCCTATTGGTACCTGAGCGCCTGCGCCGGGTCGAGGCGCGAGGCCTGCCGGGAGGGGTAGATCGTGGCGAGGAAGCAGACCAGCAACGCCGCCAGGACGACCAGGACGAAGTCGTCGGCCTGCACCTTGAACGGCACGTAGGCGACCTGATAGACGTCCATCGGGACACGGATGAGCTTGTAGCGGTCGAGCACCCACGTGACCAGCAGCCCGCTCGTGGCGCCGACCAGCGTGCCGATGGCGCCGATGATGAGCCCCTGCAGCATGAACACGGCCGTGATGCTCCGCGCCCCGGCGCCCATCGTCTTGAGGATGGCGATGTCGCGACTCTTCTCCATCACCAGCAGCACCAGCGAGGCGACGATGTTCAGGGCCGCCACCATCACGATCAGACCGATGGTGATGGAGATGGCCATCTTCTCGAGCCAGAGCGCCGAGAACAGCGACTGGTTCATCTGCGCCCAGTCCTGGGTGACGTAGAGGCCGCCGAGCCGCTTCACGAGGTCGGCCGCCACGGCCGGCGCGGCGTACATGTCGTCGACGCGCACCTGGATGAAGTCGGGACGGTCGCGCGCCAGCAGGCGCTGCGCGGTTGGCAGCGACACGAACCCGTAGGCGGCGTCGAACTCGTACAGCCCCAGCGAGTAGACCCCGACCACCTCCAGCCGTCGACTCCCCATCGTCGGGCCGAACGGCGAGAGCGGTCCTTCCGGCGTCATCAGCGTGACGGTGTCGCCGACGTCGACGCGCAACTGGTCGGCCAGGGCCTGTCCGATCGCGATGCCCGCCAGTCCTTCCTCGGGTTGCGAGGCCAGCGCCGCCAGTGAGCCCTTCGTCATCCGCGCCCCGACGTCGGTCACCTCGCCCTCGGTCGACGGCTCGATGCCCTTGACGGTGATGAACGCCTGCTGCTCGCCGGCCGTGACCAGGGCCTTGCCGAGCAGGATCGGCGAGGCGCCCGTGACGCGCGGCACCTGCCTGATCCGCGCGATGTCGCCGCGCAGGTCGGTGAGCCCGTCGCCGACCTTCCACACGTAGATGTGCGGCGACGCGCCGACGATGCGGTCGCGCAGTTCGCCCTGCAACCCGGTCATCAACGCGAGCGCGATGATCAGCGCCATCACCCCCACGGCGACGCCGATCGTCGAGATGACCGAGATCAGCGACAGGAACGCCTGCTTGCGCCGGGCGACGAGGTAACGGAGGGCAAGGAAGAGTTCGAAGGGCATGAGGTACAGGCTACAGGCTCAGGGCTCAAGGCTCAGAGAGCATGGCTCGGGGCTCAGGGCTCAGGGCTCAGGGCTCAAAGAGCATACTGTGCCCGACGCGGCATCGCTCATGCAGGCTGAGGTGACGGCATGGCTCGCGACGTCAGGAATCTCGAGGTATTCCGCGAAAGCGACCGATTGTTGTTCGCCGTC from Luteitalea sp. TBR-22 includes:
- a CDS encoding Gfo/Idh/MocA family protein, with the protein product MADEVRVAVIGVGALGRHHARILGDTPGARLHAVVDVDATRAAEIAAQHGAATSLTDATALVGQVDAVTIASPTEAHHALAAMLLDAGIHVLVEKPMTTTLAQADDLIARAAAKGLVLAVGHTERFNPAVDAARPFLTRPRFIEVHRLGTFPDRSLDIDVVFDLMIHDLDVLLSVIDEEVVGVEAVGVPVLTGRVDIANARLKFAGGCIANLTASRISRDRVRKVRFIEPAAYVSVDYASRELEVWRLRKVEGARPAIEGGPVPVPEAEPLRRELEDFVGAVREGRAPRVDGAQGRRALALAQRINDAMTQG
- a CDS encoding LpxI family protein codes for the protein MASIGLIAGNGRFPLLVLDAAHSLGHAVTVVAIREETGPDLDERAAALGAALHKVSLGQLGRCIQILQEAGCAQAVMAGQVKHAKLFANITPDWTLMQVLMRLRAKSTDALISAIADVMKGKGIELLDSTAFLQPLLAGDGHLAGPPPDEAARADLAFGYRMADAIAGLDIGQTIVVKDQAVVAVEAMEGTDETIRRAGRIAGPGACVIKVAKPQQDMRFDVPVVGLPTIAVLREAGIRLLSIDAGRTLVLDGAAVADAAGAAGVTVVGRPLGEQARG
- the lpxA gene encoding acyl-ACP--UDP-N-acetylglucosamine O-acyltransferase, encoding MSIHLPPVVDRLSSRFPKQMVDAVTDLTTGERLVAIKNVTVNEDFFPGHFPGAPLMPGVLMIESMAQAASVLLLQEADGTILPHRASLRGVDGAKFRKPVAPGDRVRLELSVERRRATMARVRGVAYVHDQIVAEGTLVMAIEPEPALVHPTAVVEQGAQIGPGTTVAPNAVIGPHVTIGPRCKIGAGAVIDGHTVIGEGTEIFPYASIGLIPQDTKFRGEPTRLEIGRFNVFREFVTIHRGTEGGGGVTRIGDHNLFMAYSHVAHDCKVGNHTIFGNGATLGGHVTVEDYATISAFSGVHQFCRIGRHAFIGGYSVVTKDALPFAKTVGNRARNYGLNTIGLMRRGFTADTVSRLRHAYRLLLVSRLNTTRALAQIEGDPDLQCDEVQYLVDFIRGARRGVILRRATRRPDEVSADE
- a CDS encoding OmpH family outer membrane protein, which encodes MKSVLAMSVTCLLLVAAAAGAQTAPQGAAAQPAAPAPAARPAPRPFPADAKVAYVDLNTIATTSKEGQAAGVKIKDLQAKKQAELEAKQKQLQSAQQKLEQGGAVLSESARAGQAKEVERLQTELQRMSQDAQKEIQEFTQDLQVQFQQKLLPVIEQVAKAKNLHFILSIADAGVVWVDAGLNVTADVVAALDAATPAAK
- the bamA gene encoding outer membrane protein assembly factor BamA, producing the protein MSSDTTVTAGGAVDLPAKSVLDVEGACAVIPPTSPTAQPAAGSGPVLRTVELCFPTQGNVSSIEFETYLYYIKTRGSRPSQNVWVPWTPEVEKDLTEDFKRLWATNFLDDLAVEVIDTPYPNGVIGKYVRFRLEERQRVKIVEYVGSEKIEATKVDEKLREINNVIRLDSFIDPAQIRRVESVVREMLSEKGYLDGEVTHTITPIAGGPKLVNLTFTIKDGPRVLIKDIEFIGNEAMGDGALKRRMKENKERTLINRFRSKGVYQQAKFEEDAEAVRALYREEGYIAARVGQPEIRTLETSKDGKSRQVQLRIPVTEGRRYRVGKFTFDGNKVVKPEALQPIFKLQTGDFYSEKKIRKGLEKARELYGVGGYFEFTGFPDLRPLDMVDPADPEKFLPDGAEPNGPPIVDVTMRMQEGEQYFINRITFKGNTTTRDNVIRRELNLLEGGVFNTESLKNSVRRLNQLGYFKQLEEGQEGIDVKKTPGEKNKVDVTLALQEQNRNQLTFGAGVSQFEGFFGQLAFSTSNFMGKGETLSLSLAAGSRTQFYQVAFTEPYLFDRPITAGVDVSRRQIQYIGAFTQQTTGVNTVWGFPLTRNFTRGFLQYSFERVMITELNPLYTDPDVIGRNPFLQDALLLSCTPTPPTPEDPDGGQFCTPAEARTISKVVPSLVHNTVDNPIFPNTGRRVTASIDLAGLGGNTRFFKPKFEYVQFLQHTRRSSFGFRFETEYIRAWGDSLPLPLFERLVLGGEYSVRGFDVRSIGPRDPQTGVVLGGNKSLLFNFEYLISIAGPVRLVLFYDAGQVRTFRQNYTWDEFKTSTGAEIRFFMPVLNVPFRLIFAANPQREGVLRNDYTPTKSFQFRFAVGSTF
- a CDS encoding ATP-dependent Clp protease ATP-binding subunit — encoded protein: MFERYTERARRVLFFARYEASQLGSVSIETEHLLLGLIREGKGLTSRIFARSHLSLEAIRKEVEGRTVFREKVSTSVEIPFSAETKRVLQYAAEEADQLSHNYIGTEHLLLGILREEQSVAATILMEKGMRLATVREDIVALLNEKTTMTRVKETPLLAEFSRDLSEAALKSALDPLVGRETEIERVQQVLCRRTKNNAVLIGEPGVGKTAIVEGLAQKIAVGDVPHFLADKRILALDISLIVAGTKYRGQFEERLKAIMKELVENPNIIVFIDELHTLVGAGSAEGSLDAANILKPALSRGEIRCIGATTPAEYRKYIEKDRSLERRFQAVKVDPPSEGEAIQILMGIKERYETFHHVDYSREALEAAVYQSSRYITDRFLPDKAIDLLDEAGARAKLREAGYSEEFGQINRNIRVAVEQMESAVSQKDFERAQFFREQEVMARENLQFVREKFDVASSHRRVTVGRPEIDEVVSKWTGVPLTSINEDEGDKLLRMEEELHARVISQDRAISAVSRAIRRSRAGLKSPARPVGSFLFLGPTGVGKTELARALANLLFGSDHALIRFDMSEYMEKHSVSKLIGSPPGYVGHEEGGQLTEKVKRNPYSVVLLDEIEKAHPDLFNILLQVFEDGHLTDGLGNRVNFKNAIIIMTSNIGARFIQKKASLGFQPGESAETKTITEQVLGEVKRTFNPEFINRLDEIIVFEALTDDDLRNITRLLVGQLNRNLVDRQLTLVLGDDVVDWIIGVTCNDRSYGARPLRRALQKYIEDPLSEELIRGRLKTGGSFEVYMSEGQPHYRPVGTEAPGLQLATV
- a CDS encoding ABC transporter ATP-binding protein, whose translation is MSPMPFLSVSSLAKSYPTPNGPVEVLRDVDLQVEAGEMVAIVGASGVGKSTLLHVLGGLDGLDAGVVEVDGVALHALSDAGRVAFRNQHVGFVFQFHHLLPEFSALENVEMPLRIGRVPLADGRPRATSLLERVGLGHRLSHRPGTLSGGEQQRVAIARALVMRPALLLADEPTGNLDEHTADSLHALLREMHAEHRLTSVIATHNGRLADACDRVLRLEGGRLRPA
- a CDS encoding lipoprotein-releasing ABC transporter permease subunit, whose amino-acid sequence is MPFELFLALRYLVARRKQAFLSLISVISTIGVAVGVMALIIALALMTGLQGELRDRIVGASPHIYVWKVGDGLTDLRGDIARIRQVPRVTGASPILLGKALVTAGEQQAFITVKGIEPSTEGEVTDVGARMTKGSLAALASQPEEGLAGIAIGQALADQLRVDVGDTVTLMTPEGPLSPFGPTMGSRRLEVVGVYSLGLYEFDAAYGFVSLPTAQRLLARDRPDFIQVRVDDMYAAPAVAADLVKRLGGLYVTQDWAQMNQSLFSALWLEKMAISITIGLIVMVAALNIVASLVLLVMEKSRDIAILKTMGAGARSITAVFMLQGLIIGAIGTLVGATSGLLVTWVLDRYKLIRVPMDVYQVAYVPFKVQADDFVLVVLAALLVCFLATIYPSRQASRLDPAQALRYQ